Proteins from a genomic interval of Rosa chinensis cultivar Old Blush chromosome 2, RchiOBHm-V2, whole genome shotgun sequence:
- the LOC112184897 gene encoding uncharacterized protein LOC112184897, translated as MEERLKVQMEKSRRFSVHYSSLGVYEINCFPCPQGLAAIQAASKNVYDYIDKYFHVDMFKKSYSFPIWPITNVDMSYSESATNCILPPLAKRPPGRPSVKRFKSVREVEKKMIRCGRCGKMGTHNKLSCTEPLVQQ; from the exons atggaGGAAAGATTGAAGGTGCAGATGGAGAAATCTCGTCGTTTCAGTGTCCATTATTCTAGCCTTGGAGTTTACGAG ATCAATTGTTTTCCTTGTCCTCAAGGCCTTGCTGCAATACAAGCTGCCTCTAAAAATGTCTATGATTATATTGATAAGTACTTTCATGTTGATATGTTCAAGAAGAGCTACAGTTTTCCCATCTGGCCGATAACCAATGTTGATATGTCTTATTCTGAATCTGCTACTAACTGTATATTACCTCCCCTTGCGAAGAGGCCACCCGGGAGGCCTAGCGTGAAGCGGTTCAAGTCGGTTAGGGAGGTTGAAAAGAAGATGATTCGTTGTGGCCGTTGCGGCAAAATGGGCACTCATAACAAGTTGAGCTGCACAGAACCTCTTGTTCAGCAGTAG